One Polypterus senegalus isolate Bchr_013 chromosome 10, ASM1683550v1, whole genome shotgun sequence DNA segment encodes these proteins:
- the LOC120538132 gene encoding E3 ubiquitin/ISG15 ligase TRIM25-like, giving the protein MSEGSSVASNNQFNCSVCLDILKEPVSTPCGHNYCMTCIMNYWDLTGVYSCPQCRATFTTRPDLRRNTLLADVLEKIKMVSNPIPSAEPTYVECDLCIWKKFKAVKSCLTCLASYCNVHIQSHRVSEALRRHVLVEPTGNLHQKICLKHQKVVQLFCRTDLTGICYLCITSEHRSHDITTPETERAGKQIQLGVMLTEIQRRIEEKRKKLEEVQQNMIHLKLSTERELQESATVFIDLYTSIEKTYKKVTELIRCQEKRETEKAECVVEQLKKEIKVLEARDAELSQLSETDDHIHFLQVYSFLCLLPNEDMTNMVINTDFPSEALRKELLRFIEHLEDICKLEFVDISEAVVNNAPAATMHYPEPNSREDFLKYTCQLTLDPNTAYKGLYLSEDNTKVSRSSDTHSYPDHPDRFEFWDQVLCREGLSGCRCYWEVEWSGAAEIGITYKRIKRKGMEQDSRLGYNKKSWMLCCSSYSYSVRHNNKKTDIKAPSCSTIGVYLDWAAGTLSFYSVSDTMTLLYKFKTSFLKPLYPGFCLFLYDSSATICQLNQRPAIDVLSHI; this is encoded by the exons ATGTCAGAAGGGAGTTCAGTAGCATCGAACAATCAGTTCAACTGTTCGGTGTGTCTGGATATCCTGAAGGAGCCGGTCTCTACTCCATGTGGGCACAACTACTGCATGACTTGCATAATGAACTACTGGGACCTCACGGGAGTGTACAGCTGCCCCCAGTGCCGAGCAACCTTCACCACGAGGCCGGATCTGCGTAGAAACACCTTGCTTGCTGATGTTTTAGAGAAAATAAAGATGGTGTCGAATCCCATTCCAAGTGCCGAACCTACTTATGTGGAGTGTGATCTTTGCATCTGGAAAAAGTTCAAGGCAGTGAAGTCCTGCCTTACCTGCCTGGCCTCCTATTGTAACGTTCACATCCAGTCTCACAGAGTGTCAGAAGCTTTGAGACGGCATGTACTGGTGGAGCCAACCGGAAATCTGCATCAGAAAATCTGCTTGAAACACCAGAAGGTGGTTCAGCTGTTTTGTAGGACCGACTTGACTGGGATTTGTTACTTGTGCATCACCAGTGAGCATCGGAGTCACGACATCACAACGCCAGAGACTGAGCGAGCTGGGAAACAG ATCCAGTTAGGAGTGATGCTGACAGAAATCCAGAGACGGATAGAGGAAAAACGTAAAAAACTGGAAGAGGTTCAGCAAAACATGATTCACCTTAAG TTATCTACAGAGAGGGAACTCCAGGAGAGTGCAACAGTATTTATAGATCTGTACACCTCCATCGAGAAAACCTACAAGAAAGTGACTGAACTAATCAGGTGCCAGGAGAAGAGAGAAACTGAGAAAGCAGAATGTGTTGTGGAGCAGCTGAAGAAGGAGATCAAAGTTCTGGAGGCGAGAGATGCCGAGTTAAGTCAACTGTCGGAGACTGACGACCACATCCATTTTCTACAG GTTTACTCGTTTCTGTGTCTTCTTCCTAATGAAGACATGACGAATATGGTAATAAATACAGATTTCCCTTCAGAGGCTCTAAGAAAAGAGCTGTTGCGTTTCATAGAACACCTGGAGGACATCTGCAAATTGGAATTTGTGGACATTTCTGAAGCTG tagtAAACAATGCTCCAGCTGCAACAATGCACTACCCAGAACCAAATAGTAgagaagattttttaaaat ATACCTGCCAGCTCACACTGGACCCCAACACAGCATATAAAGGGCTTTACTTGTCTGAAGACAACACAAAAGTTTCCAGGAGTTCTGACACCCATTCCTACCCCGATCACCCTGACCGCTTTGAGTTTTGGGatcaagttctgtgcagagagggcCTGTCTGGGTGCCGCTgctactgggaggtggagtggagtggagcaGCAGAGATAGGAATCACGTACAAGAGAATCAAAAGAAAAGGTATGGAGCAGGACTCCCGACTTGGCTATAACAAAAAGTCCTGGATGTTGTGCTGCTCCAGCTACAGTTACTCGGTGAGACACAACAACAAGAAGACCGACATCAAAGCCCCCAGCTGCAGCACCATAGGAGTGTATCTGGACTGGGCTGCAGGCACCCtctcattttatagcgtctcagaCACAATGACTCTCCTATACAAGTTCAAGACCTCTTTTCTTAAGCCCCTTTATCCTGgcttttgtctctttttgtaCGACTCCAGTGCCACAATCTGCCAGCTCAATCAAAGACCTGCAATCGATGTCTTGTCTCACATATAA